One part of the Candidatus Flexicrinis affinis genome encodes these proteins:
- a CDS encoding FAD-binding oxidoreductase, with translation MYSKDTTLAGSSLQNWVTGKVVTPNDADYDSARHAWNLSAEQRPALILIAETVEDIAAGMRYAAANDLGVAVQSTGHGVILPPDGALLIVTSRLNGVAVDPITRTAWVQAGVKWAAVLEKAQEFGLAPLLGSSPTVGAVGYTLGGGMGWLARKYGMAVDSVIEFEVVTPAGEIVTASEEQNPELFWGLRGGGKGLVIVTGMLIHLYPVREVFGGSLFYPLSEAKPALTFFREWTQTLPDAWTASITIMHFPPMPTMPDAIRGKSFVMVNGCFVGSQADGEDALSAWTQWRAPVMNTFHQMPFTQVATISNDPVDPLPGVSSGMWLRDLNEDAIDKVLAYAAPAEGHPFFVKVDIRFAGGAIASNPRSGAAYSHRDRTYLLQTVGMAFTPDGKQTVIETNAKLKRELREHKAGEYLNFLDGEEAHEKSPEGFHDDTRLRLARLKAQYDPNNLLRFGYKFGA, from the coding sequence ATGTACTCGAAGGATACCACTCTCGCCGGCAGCTCGCTTCAGAACTGGGTGACCGGCAAGGTTGTCACACCCAACGATGCTGACTACGACAGCGCGCGCCATGCTTGGAATCTGAGCGCAGAGCAGCGCCCGGCCTTGATCCTGATCGCAGAGACGGTCGAGGACATCGCCGCGGGCATGCGCTACGCTGCCGCCAATGACCTCGGTGTCGCCGTTCAAAGCACGGGCCACGGCGTGATTCTGCCGCCCGATGGCGCGCTCCTGATTGTCACCTCGCGCCTAAACGGCGTCGCGGTCGATCCGATCACCCGCACGGCGTGGGTTCAGGCCGGCGTGAAGTGGGCCGCCGTACTCGAGAAGGCGCAGGAATTCGGCCTCGCGCCGCTGCTCGGATCGTCGCCCACGGTGGGCGCGGTTGGCTACACACTCGGCGGCGGCATGGGTTGGCTGGCGCGCAAGTACGGCATGGCCGTCGACAGTGTGATTGAGTTCGAAGTCGTGACGCCTGCGGGCGAGATCGTCACCGCCAGCGAAGAGCAGAACCCGGAATTGTTCTGGGGCCTGCGCGGCGGCGGCAAGGGCTTGGTGATCGTTACTGGCATGCTGATCCACCTGTACCCGGTCCGCGAGGTCTTCGGCGGTTCACTGTTCTACCCGCTGAGCGAGGCCAAGCCGGCGCTGACGTTCTTCCGCGAGTGGACGCAGACCCTGCCCGACGCGTGGACGGCGTCGATCACGATCATGCATTTCCCGCCGATGCCGACCATGCCGGATGCGATCCGCGGCAAGTCGTTCGTGATGGTCAACGGGTGCTTCGTCGGGTCACAGGCCGATGGCGAGGATGCGCTCTCGGCGTGGACGCAGTGGCGGGCGCCGGTGATGAATACCTTCCATCAGATGCCGTTCACGCAGGTGGCGACCATCAGCAACGATCCGGTCGATCCGCTGCCCGGTGTGAGCAGCGGCATGTGGCTTCGCGATCTCAACGAAGATGCGATCGACAAGGTGCTGGCTTACGCCGCGCCCGCCGAAGGACACCCGTTCTTCGTCAAGGTTGACATCCGCTTTGCCGGTGGTGCGATTGCGTCCAACCCGCGCAGCGGTGCCGCCTACAGCCACCGCGACCGGACGTATCTGCTTCAGACCGTCGGCATGGCCTTCACGCCCGATGGCAAGCAGACGGTGATCGAGACCAATGCCAAGCTCAAGCGCGAACTGCGCGAGCACAAGGCTGGCGAGTACCTCAACTTCCTCGACGGCGAGGAGGCGCACGAGAAGTCCCCAGAGGGCTTCCACGACGACACGCGTCTGCGCCTCGCCCGCCTCAAGGCGCAGTACGATCCCAATAACCTGCTGCGCTTCGGCTACAAGTTCGGCGCGTAA
- a CDS encoding GNAT family N-acetyltransferase: MHTMEGTVLLDDSQVNEAATLLADVFQHDPMMQYLYAGVPNMRERSLPFYRAALRMGTLYGEVHTTSELDGVAIWIKPGNTDFSFGQMLRSGFFTAILRTGFRPFSRFMKSANTILPLEKQAISGPRWALMFVAIRPELQGRGIGRKLLEPILVRAAADGIPCYLESTNERNLTFYQRLGYRTVVEADIPDGGPHVWVMLRDPEQPL, encoded by the coding sequence ATGCATACGATGGAAGGTACCGTGCTGCTCGATGATTCGCAGGTCAACGAGGCGGCCACACTGCTTGCAGACGTGTTTCAACACGATCCGATGATGCAGTATCTATATGCGGGTGTGCCCAACATGCGTGAACGCTCACTGCCGTTCTACCGCGCCGCCCTGCGGATGGGCACGTTGTATGGCGAAGTGCATACGACTTCTGAATTGGACGGCGTAGCGATCTGGATCAAACCGGGAAATACCGACTTTTCGTTTGGACAGATGCTGCGAAGTGGATTCTTCACGGCCATCCTTCGCACGGGTTTTCGGCCGTTTTCGAGGTTCATGAAGTCGGCCAACACCATACTTCCGCTCGAGAAGCAGGCGATCTCCGGCCCGCGCTGGGCCTTGATGTTCGTTGCGATTCGGCCTGAATTGCAGGGTCGGGGTATTGGCCGCAAACTGCTCGAGCCAATCCTTGTGCGTGCAGCCGCGGACGGTATCCCGTGCTACCTTGAGTCGACCAACGAACGCAACCTCACGTTCTATCAGCGTTTGGGCTATCGCACGGTCGTGGAAGCGGACATTCCTGACGGCGGACCACACGTGTGGGTAATGCTGCGCGATCCCGAGCAGCCGCTCTGA
- a CDS encoding ABC transporter ATP-binding protein has protein sequence MQAVQSVERGRRRARRASGPNTLGRAIRYLGKQRRTATIAYSALIVATLAQLAVPLLTQNMIDTVTQGAVARTVLSIENPVTRGLATLAVQEGLGTTPERLEAFNLNAESWLIGAAVIILLFTIVRAGFSFASAYMAEATSQGLAFDFRNEIFAKLQRLSFSYYDRNQTGQLMIRATDDVEKVRLFIAQGLVLAVQALLLLSVTLIILLLTNWRLTLVIIPILPFALVLFMVFGAVAQPLFAEVQKRLSRLNTILQENLAGIRVVKAFVREPHEQKHFDGAADSVFAQSLKVTRTFAFLFPVIFLMAQLGQALILYFGSGQIIDGALTLGEYQQFSLYLLYVFFPIGQLGFIISLMAQASASSNRIFEILDAKSDVTNKPDAVDLPAVSGHVEFRDVTFRYFGSSEPVLDTVSFTAEPGQTIALLGATGSGKSSIINLIPRFYDASEGAVLIDGHDVRDVTLDSLRSQIGIVLQETNLFGGTIRDNIAFGRPDAPLEDVIEAAKAAAAHDFITGFAQGYDTPVGERGSSLSGGQKQRIAIARALLLNPRLLILDDSTSAVDLQTEAHIQRALDNLMNGRTSFVIAQRITTVLNADQIIVLDKGKIAAIGRHADLMENSAIYAEIYNSQLIGDVVPNEQ, from the coding sequence ATGCAAGCTGTTCAATCTGTGGAACGGGGGCGGCGCCGTGCGCGTCGGGCATCCGGGCCCAACACCCTCGGGCGCGCCATTCGCTACTTGGGCAAGCAGCGCCGCACCGCGACGATCGCCTACAGCGCGCTGATCGTGGCGACGCTGGCCCAGCTCGCCGTGCCGCTGCTGACACAAAACATGATCGACACGGTGACGCAAGGCGCAGTGGCCCGCACGGTGCTGAGCATCGAGAACCCGGTCACGCGCGGGCTTGCGACGCTGGCGGTTCAGGAAGGGCTGGGCACGACGCCGGAGCGCCTCGAAGCGTTCAACCTCAACGCCGAGTCGTGGCTGATCGGCGCGGCGGTCATCATTCTGCTGTTCACGATTGTGCGCGCGGGGTTCAGTTTCGCGTCGGCGTATATGGCCGAGGCGACCTCACAGGGATTGGCGTTCGACTTCCGCAACGAAATCTTCGCCAAGCTGCAGCGCCTGTCGTTCAGCTACTACGACCGCAACCAGACCGGCCAGCTCATGATCCGCGCGACCGACGATGTCGAGAAGGTGCGTCTGTTCATCGCGCAGGGGTTGGTGCTGGCGGTGCAGGCGCTCCTGCTGCTGTCGGTTACGTTGATCATCCTGCTGCTTACGAATTGGCGCCTGACACTGGTCATCATCCCGATTCTACCGTTCGCGCTGGTGCTGTTCATGGTGTTCGGCGCGGTGGCTCAGCCGCTGTTCGCCGAGGTGCAGAAGCGCCTGTCGCGGCTGAACACGATCCTGCAAGAAAACCTTGCCGGCATCCGCGTGGTGAAGGCGTTCGTGCGCGAGCCGCACGAGCAGAAGCATTTCGACGGCGCAGCCGACAGTGTGTTCGCGCAGTCGCTCAAGGTGACGCGCACGTTCGCATTCCTGTTCCCGGTCATCTTCCTGATGGCGCAGCTCGGGCAAGCCCTCATCCTGTACTTCGGCAGCGGGCAGATCATCGACGGCGCCTTGACGCTAGGCGAGTATCAGCAGTTCTCGCTGTACCTGCTGTACGTGTTCTTCCCGATCGGCCAGCTTGGCTTCATCATCTCGTTGATGGCGCAGGCATCCGCATCGTCTAACCGCATCTTTGAGATCCTCGACGCCAAGAGCGATGTAACCAACAAGCCGGATGCCGTGGACCTGCCGGCGGTAAGCGGGCATGTCGAGTTCCGCGACGTCACGTTCCGCTACTTCGGCAGCAGCGAGCCCGTGCTCGATACCGTCAGCTTCACCGCCGAACCCGGCCAGACGATCGCGCTATTGGGCGCGACGGGCAGCGGCAAGTCCTCGATCATCAACCTGATCCCGCGTTTCTACGATGCCAGCGAAGGCGCGGTGCTGATCGACGGGCACGACGTGCGCGACGTCACGCTCGACAGTCTGCGCAGCCAGATCGGCATCGTCCTGCAAGAGACCAACCTGTTCGGCGGCACGATTCGCGACAACATCGCTTTCGGCCGGCCCGACGCGCCGTTGGAAGACGTGATCGAAGCGGCCAAAGCCGCCGCCGCGCATGATTTCATCACCGGCTTTGCACAGGGCTATGATACGCCGGTGGGCGAGCGCGGCTCGTCGCTGAGCGGCGGGCAGAAACAGCGCATCGCCATCGCGCGTGCCCTGCTGCTCAACCCGCGCCTGCTGATCCTCGACGACTCGACCAGCGCGGTCGACCTGCAGACCGAGGCGCACATTCAGCGCGCGCTCGACAACCTGATGAACGGCCGAACCAGCTTCGTGATCGCCCAGCGCATCACGACCGTGTTGAACGCCGACCAAATCATCGTGTTGGACAAGGGCAAGATCGCGGCGATCGGTAGGCACGCCGACCTGATGGAGAACAGCGCCATCTACGCCGAAATCTACAATTCGCAGCTTATCGGGGACGTGGTCCCCAACGAGCAGTAG
- a CDS encoding ABC transporter ATP-binding protein — translation MLDMQRRMLEQEITKPQNVGVTLSRFAGYFRRYWPGLLLVLVFILVATWAQVTTPELIGQAVDCYLYQPQAAAGLAATVMGEDVAAAAATDTCWWTDDDGAAIAARINADASIAEADKPGAINAAKLAGVGGVVLTLIGLYLLGAVLTGMSFYAMAWSGQNVLRDIRKALFRQIHRLSLGYYVRNEAGNVMSRITNDTDTIQQVFSNSLLQVFSSVLLMSWIALRMLQTNLIYALISLTVVPVMVWTTIYFSGQARKAYRRAREQLGNVNADLQESIAGAREVQAFNREDETILEFQESNAANRDANIRAATFTTAMTPMLEALGYLALTIVVVAGGLSMLQNTPLLGIGGVVTLGLIITYIQYIQRLTQPIQQIALLWTNIQNAIAGGERIFGLLDEKADITDKPGARDLPPIEGKVAFEDVSAEYERGVPVLKNVSFGAQPGQMVAIVGPTGAGKTTIINLLPRFYDTTGGSVLIDGHDVRDVTIASLRSQIGIVLQDTFLFSDTVMNNIRYGRLDATDAEVIEAAKLVAADTFIEKLSDGYQTVLGERGSGLSQGQRQLIAIARVALMNPRLLILDEATSSVDTRTERIIQRAFEQLLSGRTSFVIAHRLSTVRNADLLLVLKDGEIVERGTHDSLLEQRGAYYDLYMSQFRHEADEPAAAD, via the coding sequence ATGCTCGATATGCAGCGCAGGATGCTGGAGCAAGAAATCACCAAACCGCAGAACGTCGGCGTGACGCTGTCGCGCTTCGCCGGATACTTCCGCAGGTACTGGCCCGGCCTGCTGCTGGTGCTGGTGTTTATCCTTGTTGCGACGTGGGCACAGGTGACGACGCCGGAGCTGATTGGGCAGGCCGTCGACTGCTACCTGTATCAGCCGCAGGCCGCGGCTGGACTGGCTGCCACCGTGATGGGCGAGGACGTGGCCGCGGCCGCCGCGACCGACACGTGCTGGTGGACAGACGATGACGGCGCGGCGATCGCCGCGCGCATCAACGCCGACGCATCCATCGCGGAAGCCGACAAGCCGGGCGCGATCAACGCCGCCAAGCTGGCCGGCGTGGGCGGCGTGGTGCTGACGCTGATCGGCCTGTATCTGCTCGGCGCAGTGCTGACCGGCATGTCGTTCTACGCAATGGCGTGGAGCGGCCAAAACGTGCTGCGCGACATCCGCAAGGCGCTGTTCCGCCAGATTCACCGGCTGTCGTTGGGCTACTACGTCCGCAACGAGGCCGGCAATGTCATGAGCCGCATCACCAACGACACCGACACCATCCAGCAAGTCTTCAGCAATTCCCTGCTGCAAGTGTTCAGCAGTGTGCTGCTGATGTCGTGGATCGCCCTACGCATGCTGCAGACGAACTTGATCTACGCGTTGATCAGCCTGACCGTTGTGCCCGTCATGGTGTGGACGACGATCTACTTCAGCGGGCAGGCGCGCAAGGCCTACCGGCGCGCACGCGAACAGCTCGGCAACGTCAACGCCGATTTGCAGGAGAGCATCGCCGGCGCGCGCGAGGTGCAGGCTTTCAACCGTGAGGACGAGACGATCCTCGAGTTTCAAGAGTCGAACGCCGCCAACCGCGACGCCAACATCCGCGCCGCGACCTTCACCACCGCGATGACGCCGATGCTCGAGGCGCTCGGCTATCTGGCGCTGACGATCGTGGTCGTGGCCGGTGGCCTGTCGATGCTGCAGAACACGCCGCTGCTCGGGATCGGCGGGGTGGTCACGCTGGGCCTGATCATTACCTACATCCAGTACATCCAGCGCCTGACCCAGCCCATCCAGCAGATTGCGCTGCTGTGGACCAACATCCAGAACGCCATCGCCGGCGGCGAGCGCATCTTCGGTTTGCTGGACGAGAAGGCGGACATCACCGACAAGCCCGGCGCACGGGACCTGCCGCCGATCGAGGGCAAGGTCGCGTTTGAAGACGTCAGCGCCGAGTACGAGCGCGGCGTGCCGGTGCTCAAAAATGTCAGCTTCGGCGCACAGCCGGGGCAGATGGTTGCCATCGTCGGGCCGACCGGCGCAGGCAAGACGACCATCATCAACCTGCTGCCACGCTTCTATGACACGACCGGCGGATCGGTCCTGATCGACGGTCACGACGTGCGCGATGTCACGATCGCCAGCCTGCGCTCGCAGATCGGCATCGTGCTGCAGGATACGTTCCTGTTCAGCGATACCGTGATGAACAACATCCGCTACGGCCGGTTGGACGCGACCGACGCGGAGGTCATCGAAGCCGCCAAGCTGGTTGCCGCGGATACGTTCATCGAAAAGCTGTCGGACGGATACCAGACGGTCTTGGGCGAGCGCGGCAGCGGCCTGAGTCAGGGACAGCGCCAGTTGATCGCCATAGCGCGCGTGGCGCTGATGAACCCGCGTCTGCTGATCCTCGACGAGGCGACCTCGAGCGTGGACACGCGCACCGAGCGCATCATCCAGCGCGCGTTCGAGCAGCTGCTCTCGGGGCGCACGAGCTTCGTGATTGCCCACCGGCTGAGCACGGTACGCAACGCCGATCTTTTGCTGGTGCTGAAGGACGGCGAGATCGTCGAGCGCGGCACGCACGACAGCCTGCTCGAACAGCGCGGGGCGTACTACGACCTGTACATGAGCCAGTTCCGCCACGAGGCCGACGAACCCGCCGCCGCTGACTGA
- a CDS encoding MarR family transcriptional regulator produces the protein MTEDSLKLSVREIMMLFSVVHKTWMQTLGAHLASHGRGLSPLQYGLLRTLSAEPLTLSDLSRKFNLDPSTLVPTVNALEKRGLVERERDPNDRRRMPLQLTQLARDALSGIPHTPQNDPLADGLREMGEKKTRALLGLMTELISHLPDGETTLCEVRDRVELHERLAQEATTRGD, from the coding sequence ATGACCGAAGACAGTCTGAAGCTCTCCGTACGTGAAATCATGATGTTGTTCTCCGTCGTCCACAAGACGTGGATGCAGACGTTGGGGGCGCATCTGGCGAGTCACGGCCGGGGGCTGTCGCCGCTGCAGTACGGCCTGCTGCGCACGCTCAGCGCCGAACCTTTGACGTTGAGCGATTTGAGCCGAAAGTTCAACTTAGACCCCTCGACACTCGTACCTACAGTGAACGCGCTGGAGAAACGCGGGCTTGTCGAGCGCGAGCGTGACCCGAACGACCGGCGCCGTATGCCGCTCCAGTTGACCCAGCTGGCGCGGGATGCGCTGTCGGGGATTCCGCACACGCCGCAGAACGATCCGTTGGCCGACGGGCTGCGCGAGATGGGCGAGAAGAAGACCCGTGCGCTGCTCGGCCTCATGACGGAGCTGATTTCGCATTTGCCCGATGGAGAAACCACCCTGTGCGAAGTCCGTGACCGGGTGGAACTGCACGAGCGCCTCGCACAAGAGGCGACCACACGCGGCGACTAG